Below is a genomic region from Pseudazoarcus pumilus.
CAGTCGCAGCGGACGCCGGTCTGCACGGCGGCCGGTGAGCCGCGCCTCGCACCAGTCGAAGAGCGTGTTGTAGACGCCGTTCCACAGCGCGGCGATCGCGGCGATGAGCGCCAGCAGGCCGATCGAATCCCCCAGCGGCACACCCGAGAGCCACACGAAAGGCGGCGTGATCAGCAGCAGGCCGCCGACTTCGAAGAGCACTACCTGGCGGACGCGATCCGGGAATGAACGCAGGGCGGGACGGGTTTTGTTCACTGCAGCAAAACTCTATAATTGCGGGTTCATTTCGCGCGCATCGTGCGCGCAGCCCGCCGCTTCGATACGCGTTTCGGCGGGCAGGACCAGGATCGCTCACAAGGCATCCCGGCGGTCCCTGCAAAGGCGATTGACTCTAGCATGCTCCCTCACATCCTCCCCATCAGCTCGCTGATGCTCGGCACCGCCCTGCTGCTGCTCGGCAACGGCCTGATGTCCACCCTGCTCACGCTGCGCGGCAGCATCGAGGGCTTCGGCGACCAGATCCTCGGCCTGATGGGCTCGGCCTACTTCGTCGGCTTCCTCATCGGCACCTGGGTGGTGCCCGCGATGATACGGCGCATCGGTCACATCCGCGCCTTCGCGTTCTACGCGTCGAGCATCGCCGTCGTGGTGCTGGTGCACGCGCTGATCGTGCATCCGGTGATCTGGCTGCTGCTGCGGCTGGCCACCGGCATCGCGCTGGTGGGCTTCTATACCGTGATCGAGAGCTGGCTCAACAGCCGCGCCGTACCCGAGCGCCGCGGCCAGGTGTTTGCCTTCTACATGTTCGTCAACATGAGCGCGCTGGCGCTGGCGCAGCAGTTACTGCATCTGGCACCGCCGCAGGAATTCACGCTGTTCGCGATCTCCGCCGTGCTGATCTGCCTGTCGGTGCTGCCGCTGTGTTCGACACGCCAGCCCCAGCCCGAGATCCAGCCCCTGCCGCGCCTGACCATCGGCAAGCTGTGGGCGGCCGCGCCGTCCTCGGTGGCGGCTTCCATCGTCTCGGGCCTGTCGATCGGCACGCTGTGGAGCATGGGGCCGCTGTACGCGGCGCGCCTGGGGCTGGACGCGAGCGGCGTGGCGATGCTGATGACGGCCACGATCGCCGGCGGCGCGATCCTGCAACTGCCGCTGGGCCGCTATTCGGACCGCGGCGACCGCCGCCATGTACTGGCCTTCGTGGCCTTCGGCGCGACCGCCGGTGCGGTGGCGATGGCGATGTTCGGCGGCTCGAACAGCGCGCTGCTGATCTCGGCCTTCGTCTTCGGCGGCATGTCGTTCGCGATCTATCCGATCGCGGTCGCCCACCTCATCGACCGCCTGCCGCATGAGCAGATCCTGTCGGGCAACTCCGGCATGCTGCTGCTGCACGGCCTCGGCGCGGTGTTCGGCCCGACCGCGGCCGGCGCACTGATGGCGGTCAGCGGCGCGG
It encodes:
- a CDS encoding MFS transporter, whose translation is MLPHILPISSLMLGTALLLLGNGLMSTLLTLRGSIEGFGDQILGLMGSAYFVGFLIGTWVVPAMIRRIGHIRAFAFYASSIAVVVLVHALIVHPVIWLLLRLATGIALVGFYTVIESWLNSRAVPERRGQVFAFYMFVNMSALALAQQLLHLAPPQEFTLFAISAVLICLSVLPLCSTRQPQPEIQPLPRLTIGKLWAAAPSSVAASIVSGLSIGTLWSMGPLYAARLGLDASGVAMLMTATIAGGAILQLPLGRYSDRGDRRHVLAFVAFGATAGAVAMAMFGGSNSALLISAFVFGGMSFAIYPIAVAHLIDRLPHEQILSGNSGMLLLHGLGAVFGPTAAGALMAVSGAAGLPVFFALTIAPLAIFVALRARGRVDHIVEEAAQFVPMMRTAPTGMEMAAAVEEHRLESGGHIDHTDPSEDPPAPRADAQPEDNHPTAPEAPLSGSNEAPSPQRSEDSPRR
- a CDS encoding PACE efflux transporter, which codes for MNKTRPALRSFPDRVRQVVLFEVGGLLLITPPFVWLSGVPLGDSIGLLALIAAIAALWNGVYNTLFDWCEARLTGRRADRRPLRLRIVHALGFEGGLLTLSLPLIMWWTGMDWLAALIADIALALSYVAYAFVFNLAYDRLFPIGGEPVHAD